GCCGTCCATTGGAACGACGTAGTGGTTAATGAAATAACCCTCGTCGGCTCGCGCTGCGGCCCTTTTGCCCCGGCGCTGCGTCTGCTGGAGCAGGGCAAAATCAACGTGCAAGCCCTGGTGGAGGCAGAATACCCACTGCGGCAGGGACTTGTGGCTTTTGCCCATGCCGGCCAGCCAGCGGTGCGGAAGGTGCTGCTGCGGCCGTGATAACCGTCAACAGTTCATTGCGCCGGAGACGGCCGTCTCCCCCTCCACAATCCCAAATCGGGTGGGAAACGGCCGTATCCAACTAACCAACCAATCAGCTTCTATTCCGCGTCGCCACGTCAAAAATAACGGCAGCTGCCAGCACCGCGCCGCGCACCATATACTGGTAAGAAATGCCAATGCTCATCAAATTCATGCCGCTCGTCAGCGAAGCCATGGCAATGGCGGCTCCCGCTCTTAAAAGGCCCTGGACGTAAATGTCGTCGTCGTAGGCGCTGACAATGAGAATGCGCAGATGGGGATATTGGGTGCGGATGTGGTGGATTTCGGCCAGGGGTTCAAAACCGGGCATGTTGATGTCCATGATGAGCAAATCGGCCGGCTGCCCGGCCAGCGCCTGCATCAATTCCACCCCGTTGCCCACCTCGGCAATGATGGCTAGATTGTCCAGGTCTTGCAGCGCGTTGCGGATGCCAGCACGGACCAGGTCGTGGTCATCGGCCAGAATAATGCGGGTGGCTTGTTCAGTCATGGTTTGGTCATGCTGGGTGTGAGTGGAAGAATTTGTCGGCGGTCATCCGCGGCAAAGTTTCCAGACGACCTGATTGGGGCGGGGCTGTGGTCATTTCACACCGTCCTGCGCCAAAACTTAGAGGCGCGCAAGGCTGCCAGCCAAACGATATTGCAGCATAGAATTGGCAACGGCCGTTGCCACACCCCCGCCGCCTACATCACAATATTCACCAACCGCCCCTTCACCACAATCACCTGACGCGGCGATTTCCCCTCCAGGTAACGCTGCACATTCTCCGCCGCCAGCGCCGCCACCTTGATTTCCTCGTCGGGCGTCCCGGCGGGAACCGTCACCCGGTCGCGCACTTTGCCGTTCACCTGCACCGCGATGGTTATCTCTTCTTCTCTGGCGATGTCCTCGTCCCAAATGGGCCAGGGCTGTTGGTGGATGCTGTATGCCCCGCCGCGCTGCGCCCACAGCTCTTCGGTGATGTGCGGCGCAATGGGGGCCAGCAGCAGCAGCAGATTCTCGATGGCTTCGTTCCAGGCAACGGCCGTCACATGTTGGTGGCGTTGGGCTTCACCCAACAGATTGCGCAGTTCCATCAGGGCGGCAACGGCCGTGTTGAACGAAAAGCTCGCCATATCCTGTGTCACCTTGCGGATGGTCTGGTGGGTCTTGCGGCGCAGCCCCTTGGCTGCCGCCTCATCCACCTGGCCCGCCTGATAGGCGTGTATGCCCACCGACCACACATCATTCAATAAACGCTGCGGGCCGCGAATGCCATCGTAATTCCAGGGGCCGCCCTGGTCCCATTTGGTGAAGAACATCAAATAGGCGCGCACCGTATCCGCGCCATATTTTTGCACCAGATTGTCCGGGGCCACCACATTGCCGCGCGACTTCGACATCTTCTCGTTGTCTTCGCCCAGCACCATGCCCTGATTGTGCAGCGCCAGCATCGGCTCATCGAAGGCCACCAGCCCCATCTCGCGCATCGCCTTGGTGAAAAAACGGGTGTAGATCAGGTGCATGGTGGCGTGTTCAATGCCGCCGGTGTATTGGTCCACCGGCAGCCAATACGCTCCTTCGTCCGGGTCAAATGGTCCGTCGTCATAATCGGGACTCAGATAACGGTATTGATACCACGAGGAACACATAAAGGTGTCCATGGTATCCGTCTCGCGCAGGGCCGGTCCGCCACAGGTGGGGCAGGTGGTATGGATGAACGACTCGTGGAATTTCAGCGGGCTTTCGCCGGTGGGCATAAACTCAACGTCTTCCGGCAGCATCACTGGCAGTTCTTCGTCGGGCACGGGCACAGCGCCGCAGTTGGCGCAGTAGACCACCGGGATGGGCGCGCCCCAATAGCGCTGGCGGCTGATCAGCCAGTCACGCAGGCGGTAGTTGATGGCTTCGTCGCCGGCGTTGTGGGCCGTCAGCCAATCAATGGCGGCGGCGATGGAGGGATTTTTGCGACCTTTGTCATCGGTAACGGCCGTGCCATTAATTGCCGCACTGTTCACCATCACACCGGGGCCGATATAAGCGGCCGTCATCTCGTCGGCATTCAATTCGCCTGTCTCCGGGGCAATCACCGGGATGATGGGCAGGCCAAAGGTACGCGCAAACTCAAAGTCGCGCTGGTCGTGGGCCGGCACAGCCATAATCGCGCCAAAGCCATAGCCCATCAACACATAATCGGCCACCCAAATGGGGATGCGCTGCTCGTTGACCGGGTTGACGGCATACGCACCGGTGAAGACGCCGGTCTTGTCCCGGTCGGCCGCTTCGCGGTCTATATCTGTCAGGCGCTGCGCCTGTTCGCGGTAGGCGCGCACGGCGGCGGCCTGTGTTGGCGCGGTGATTTTATCCACCAGGGGATGCTCCGGGGCCATCACCATGAAGGTTGCCCCCCACAAAGTGTCCGGCCGGGTGGTGAAGATGGGCATCTCGTCACCAAATTCCGTCTTGAAGACGACGTTGGCCCCTTCAGAACGGCCGATCCAGTTGGTTTGCATCACCTTCACCCGCTCCGGCCACTCTATGCCGCTGAAGTCCAACAACTCTTCGGCGTAATCGGTGGTCTTAAAGAACCACTGCTCTAGCTCTTTTTTAATGACCGGTGTACCGCACCGCTCGCAGTGGCGGTCGTCGCCCCACACCTGTTCGCGGGCCAGGGTGGTATTGCAGTGGGGACAAAAATCTACGGCTGCTTTTTCGCGGTAAGCCAGCCCCAACTCAATGAGCTTTTTGAAGAACCACTGGGTCCATTTGTAATATTTAGGGTCGGCGGAGACCGCTTCGCGCTCCCAGTCGAACATGGCCCCCATGCTGCGCAGTTGGCCGCGCATCCGCTCGATGTTGGCGTAAGTCCATTTTTGCGGATGGACGTTGTTTTTGATGGCGGCGTTTTCGGCCGGCAGGCCGAAGGCGTCGAAGCCCATCGGGAACAGCACGTTGTACCCCTTCATGCGCATGAAACGGGCGCGGGCGTCGCTGGGCGTCATGGCATACCAGTGGCCGATGTGCAAATCGCCCGATGGATAAGGCAGCATGGTCAGGGCGTAATGCTTTGGTTTGCTTTTGTCCACCACCTGCCGGTACAGGCCCGTCTCTTGCCACTTTGCCTGCCATTTGGGTTCCAATTCTTGCGGGTTGTAGCTGCTCATTGCCTCTCCTGAGAATTTTGGATTTTGGATTTCCACACGCCGAAATTCCAAATAAAAAGCTCCTTTTTCGTTCAGAGACGAAAAGGAGCTTCCGCGGTACCACTCTGATTGATGGAAAATTAAATGGACCTGAAGGGGTTCGAACCCTTGACCTCCACAATGCCATTGTGGCGCTCTCCCAATTGAGCTACAGGCCCTAAATGATTTACAATTTGCGATTTCGGATTTACGATTGAGGATTTTACCCATAATTCCTAAATCGTCAATTCAGAAAACCGCAAATGGATTATCCATCCACTCTAGCACGTAACGGGTGCGACTCGGCAGGGGCTAATGTGCGTATTCGGTAATCCGTAGTAGTGTCCAGAAGCCAGTATTCAGTATTCAGTTTTCAGTGCGCGTTTTCCAGCGTTAACGCCGACTGAAAACTGGTCACTGGTCACTGGTAACTACTGCTTTCTTTCACCCCAGCAGCTCCCAGGCGAGTTCGGCGATTTGTTTGTTGCGCTTTCAGCCGGTGGCGCAACTCTCTACCGTTCACAATTGGCAATTGACCATTCACAACTGCCTATTTCTCCACGCTTACTACTCCTGTTCACAGCTTTTGTGTATGTGGTTGTCAAGAAAAACCGGGTTTGTTGCTAAAACCCGGTTTAATGGACCTGAAGGGATTCGAACCCTTGGCCTCTACAGTGCGATTGTAGCGCTCTCCCAGCTGAGCTACAGGCCCTTAGGCGAGCGGTATGTTAGCCCAGGCTGGGCGAGTTGTCAAGCGGTGATTGCCTTGTAGAGTGGCGGAATACGGCCGTTTCCATCCAGTTCTTATGGCGTAGGCGAAGGGGCAATGGTGGCGGGGGGCACGGCCGTTTCCCTCGCCTCAGGCAGGCCAATCAGGTCGGCCCACAAAGCGTCTAGCGTGGCAAATATGGCGTTGTCCGGCAGGGTCGTCCATTGACCATCCAGCAAGCCCGTTGGCCCACGCACCACCAACACCGTTTGTGGCGATGTGGCCGTCTGGCTGGTATTGAAGGTGCGCAAGCCGGGTTGCAGCAGGTTGCTTTTCACCAGTGTGGTCGTCAGGCTGATGGGGGATGTGGCCGTTAGTGTGCCGGTGAAGACGACCCCGGCCGTGTCCACGCCAATCAAAGCGCCATCGGCCAACAGCGTCAGCCTGGCGCCATCGGCGCGGCGGTATTGCACCAGGGCGTCCAGCGGGAAGAGGCGGTCCGGTTGGGGCAGGGCGCTGGGTTCTATTTTGGCCGCCAACCGCTCGTCCAACCACAGATACAAGGGCAGCAGTGTGTCTGGCAAGGCCAGTTCCGGGCAGGTGATCAACCCCTGCCAGGTTGTTTCGCCATAGGTTACGGCCAGTGTCTCCAATGGGCTGCCCAAACATTCGACGGTGTATTCACTTTGCCAACCGGCCGGCGATTGGTCGGTTAATCGCTCTAGTGGCAGGATGGGTGGGTTTTCCGGGGTGGGCGGGCTGATTTGCGGTTCGGTTGCCAGCCAGGTCCAGACACGGCCGTCACTTGTCAGGGCAATGGAATGGGTCGGGGCATAGGGCGAGGCCGAGCGGCGCAGTCCGACGATGGTATCGGGCGGGAAGTGGGGGCCTAAAGCGGCCGTCAGGTAGTTTTCAATGCTTGCCAAAAGGACGGAGTCTTGCAGCCAGCCTGCGCCGCTGAGTCCCTGGTTGGGCAGGCTGTATTCGACATAAACACAGGTATCGCAGCCTTCGGGCAGCGGCGCCAGGTCCATTTGCGGCAGGGCGCTGTTTAGCTCTAGCATGATGCCCGCCTGGTTGGTACGTTTGCGCGCTGCGCCAGTTGCCTCGTCCACGGTGATAATTTCGGCGGCGATGCTGCCCTGGAGCCGCCGGTCCAGGCCCAGGGCGGGGATCTGGTAGCGCAGTTCAACGGCCGTATCGCCAAAGGGGATGGGGGTATTGGGTACGGCCGTTGGCCGGGCCGGCGGCGGGGTAATGGTTGGCAGCGGACCGGCGGTGGGCTGCGGCGTAAAGGTAGGTTGCAGCGTCACAGGTGGACGCGGCAACAGCGCGCCCACCGCTTGTTCATTGGCATCCGGCGTAGCTGAATTGGCGCAGCCACTCAGCAGACCGGCGGCCAGCAGGAGCGCCAACCAGAATAACATACCGGGTTGTCTACGCATGGATTTCATCATCGGGAAACCTGACAAAAATCATTGAGTCGCGCAGTTCATGGGTGATGTGATTGCGCCGTTCGTGGCGCAGGGTGGCTTCGTGGACAAAGTTGGCGCGGCGGGCGACGGCGATGCTGCGGCTGTTCAGGGCGTCGCAGCGGATTTCTACCCGTTTGGCGCCAAGGGTGTGGACGGCAAAATGGTAGACGGCCGTTACCGCTTCCGCAACATATCCCTGGCCGGTGTATGGTGTACTCAGCCAGTAGCCAATCTCAAATTTGGGCACGTCCCAATCAATGCGGTGCAGCCCGCTGCCGCCGATGATGGTGTTGGTCCCTTTCAACAGCAGCATCAGCCACAGGTCTTCGCGGGTCAAAAAGCGGGCGTAACCGCGCCGGACATTGGCCTCGCTAGCCTCAAGGGTCGGTTCTTCCATTGCCCAGGGCATCCACGGCCGTAATTCCGGCAAGGATTCACGCACGGCCGCGTTCAAAGATGGCCCGTCTCCAGGCAAAGGGCAGCGGATCAGCAGTCGCTCTGTCTCAAATTCATGGGGGAAGTCGCGTAAAACAGGTTCCATACCGGCAATTGTCCCCTAAATTGTCACCGCCGCCAATGATGAATACGGCCGTGGGGTAGAAGCGTATAATCATTCGCCCCACCTCATAAAGTCGCAAAGACCCCTTAAGCGAAATGGACAGTTTACGTCGTTAAACTTTGGCGCTGTGGCGGTGCGTCAATGCCATGTCGTCATGTATACCCTGGCAGGGAGCGTCATTAAGCGGTTGAAAATGTCTGATTTCCCACTGTTCGCCAAAAAAGAGCCGGTGATGGTTGTGATTCTATGCACGCCACCGCTGTTTTTTCTGCTGCTCATCTTACTGCCGGCGCTCGATTCATTTCTCTGGATCAACATGCAGTTTGACCGGTATATCCATTATTACCTGACGGCTTTTTCTGGATTTGTCGCGTTAAACATCGCCCTTTATTCTAGCGGCGTTTTTGGGCAGCGCATACGGGCGCGGATGCAGTTTATCACCCTGGCGTTCAGCCTGATGGCCGGGCTGCTGCTGTTGAGTGGGTTGGCGACGCCGGGTGTGTTGTTTGCCGAAGCGGATGTTCAGGTTTCTCTCTGGTCTTTGTATCTCAGTTTACCGGTGGGGGCGCTGTTTTTTACGCTGGCGGCCATTCGTTGGTCGCCCCAGGCTGAGGCATGGCTGGCGCGCTGGCGATGGTGGTTGGTGACGGCCGTTTTTTTGTTGTTTGGCGGGTATGTCTGGCTGATTACGGCCGTTCCCCTTTCCTTCCTTTTCAACCTCCGCCTGGCTCGCATGGCCGGTTTGCTGCTGGCTGGTGTCACCATCGCCCTTTATCTCTGGTCGGCAGCGCGTATCCGGGTAGATTTTGACGCCCGGTACACCTTTAGCCAACGGCTTGCCCTGACGCTGGCGCTGCTGGCCGAAGCCCAATTCTTCCTGTGGATCGGCCGGTCGGAGGCATTGAGCAGGCTGTTTTTTTACCCGGTTACGCTGTTGGCGCTTTTGGTGGCCGTGTGGGCCATTTTGTCTACGCTCAGAGATACAGAAGATTTGCAGGTTTCCCGTTATTTTGCCGCGGCCGGCAGTGTTTTGATCGTCGGTTTTTCCCTGTTAAGCGCAGAATTTATCATTCGGGTGTTTGATCTGGAATCACACCGCCCGGTTGTCTTGTTTATGCTGCTGATGCAGGGCGTGTTGGGCTTTTTCATTCTTTATATTATTGTCGCCCATTTGGACCGGTTGGTGCATTGGCGTACAGATGAACTACAGCGCGAACAGCGGCTGCGCGCCGAATTGACACAAATGGTCATTCATGATCTGAAAAGCCCGCTGACGGTGATTCGCAGTGGCATTGGCATGTTGTCTAAAGGGCATTTGGGCGCAATAACGGCGCGGCAGCAGCAAGTTTTGGTACGAGCCGATGAATCCAGCCAGCGTATTTTGCAGTTGATAGATAATTTGCTGGACGTGGAACGTTTGGAGGCTGGCGCGCTGCCGCTAAAACTGCGCCACATCGAGAGTACAGATTGGCTGTGCAACGCCCTGACCCATTGGGAGGTTGTTTCCGAAGCTCAGGGTAAAAATTTGCGCATCACCATCCCGGAGGACCTGCCGGCGCTGCGCGGTGACCGCGAATTATTGCAGCGGGTTCTGAACAATCTGCTGACCAATGCGCTCAATTATGCGACGTCGGTCGGCGTTGTGGAAGTCCGGGCCTACCCCGCAGAGAAGCAGCTTGTGGTGGAGGTAATTGATGATGGGCCAGGCGTGGCGGATGCCGATAAGTTGCGTATTTTTGATAAGTTTGCCCAGGTTGATGGCACGCAGCGGCGCGGGACAGGCTTGGGGCTGACGTTTTGCAAGATGGTGGTGGAAGCCCATCAGGGCGGGCTGGCGGTGTCTGATAATCCAGACGGCGGCGCGATTTTCCGGCTGGCACTGCCCATTTGCGTGAATGGTACGGCAGAGGCGCTGGCCGACGAAACCACAATTAATTTCTGAGCTTTTGTGG
This genomic stretch from Candidatus Leptovillus gracilis harbors:
- a CDS encoding response regulator, with product MTEQATRIILADDHDLVRAGIRNALQDLDNLAIIAEVGNGVELMQALAGQPADLLIMDINMPGFEPLAEIHHIRTQYPHLRILIVSAYDDDIYVQGLLRAGAAIAMASLTSGMNLMSIGISYQYMVRGAVLAAAVIFDVATRNRS
- a CDS encoding leucine--tRNA ligase yields the protein MSSYNPQELEPKWQAKWQETGLYRQVVDKSKPKHYALTMLPYPSGDLHIGHWYAMTPSDARARFMRMKGYNVLFPMGFDAFGLPAENAAIKNNVHPQKWTYANIERMRGQLRSMGAMFDWEREAVSADPKYYKWTQWFFKKLIELGLAYREKAAVDFCPHCNTTLAREQVWGDDRHCERCGTPVIKKELEQWFFKTTDYAEELLDFSGIEWPERVKVMQTNWIGRSEGANVVFKTEFGDEMPIFTTRPDTLWGATFMVMAPEHPLVDKITAPTQAAAVRAYREQAQRLTDIDREAADRDKTGVFTGAYAVNPVNEQRIPIWVADYVLMGYGFGAIMAVPAHDQRDFEFARTFGLPIIPVIAPETGELNADEMTAAYIGPGVMVNSAAINGTAVTDDKGRKNPSIAAAIDWLTAHNAGDEAINYRLRDWLISRQRYWGAPIPVVYCANCGAVPVPDEELPVMLPEDVEFMPTGESPLKFHESFIHTTCPTCGGPALRETDTMDTFMCSSWYQYRYLSPDYDDGPFDPDEGAYWLPVDQYTGGIEHATMHLIYTRFFTKAMREMGLVAFDEPMLALHNQGMVLGEDNEKMSKSRGNVVAPDNLVQKYGADTVRAYLMFFTKWDQGGPWNYDGIRGPQRLLNDVWSVGIHAYQAGQVDEAAAKGLRRKTHQTIRKVTQDMASFSFNTAVAALMELRNLLGEAQRHQHVTAVAWNEAIENLLLLLAPIAPHITEELWAQRGGAYSIHQQPWPIWDEDIAREEEITIAVQVNGKVRDRVTVPAGTPDEEIKVAALAAENVQRYLEGKSPRQVIVVKGRLVNIVM
- a CDS encoding GNAT family N-acetyltransferase gives rise to the protein MEPVLRDFPHEFETERLLIRCPLPGDGPSLNAAVRESLPELRPWMPWAMEEPTLEASEANVRRGYARFLTREDLWLMLLLKGTNTIIGGSGLHRIDWDVPKFEIGYWLSTPYTGQGYVAEAVTAVYHFAVHTLGAKRVEIRCDALNSRSIAVARRANFVHEATLRHERRNHITHELRDSMIFVRFPDDEIHA